A genomic window from Quercus lobata isolate SW786 chromosome 10, ValleyOak3.0 Primary Assembly, whole genome shotgun sequence includes:
- the LOC115963813 gene encoding PLASMODESMATA CALLOSE-BINDING PROTEIN 3 gives MAVLAFLVLFLAMTDFSSATWCVCKDGLSDAVLQKSLDFACGAGADCNPIHQAGSCFNPNTVKNHCSYAVNSYFQKKGQAQGTCDFAGTAAISTSDPSSTGCPYPSSASTAGTSTTPVTTTPSTTTPSTTPSTTTPSTTTPSTTTPTTTTPTTTTPTTASPYTTTTPSNGVLGGIGTGIGPSGVGINTDDSHGGLRLADTTFFSFFMTILFTGLMFCWS, from the exons ATGGCTGTTTTAGCTTTCCTGGTGCTCTTCTTGGCCATGACAGACTTTTCAA GTGCTACATGGTGTGTTTGCAAAGATGGACTGAGTGACGCAGTGCTACAGAAGTCACTGGACTTTGCCTGTGGAGCTGGGGCTGATTGTAATCCTATCCATCAAGCTGGGTCCTGTTTTAATCCCAACACTGTTAAGAACCATTGCTCCTATGCTGTTAACAGCTACTTCCAAAAAAAGGGCCAAGCTCAAGGCACCTGTGATTTTGCTGGCACTGCTGCCATTTCTACATCTGACCCTA GCAGTACTGGTTGTCCATACCCTTCTAGCGCCAG CACTGCAGGCACCAGTACAACTCCTGTGACCACAACTCCATCCACCACCACACCCTCAACCACACCCTCAACCACAACTCCATCTACCACAACTCCATCTACCACtacacccacaaccaccacgcCAACAACCACCACGCCAACAACCGCATCTCCTTACACAACAACAACGCCTTCCAATGGAGTGCTAGGAGGCATTGGTACCGGCATAGGTCCATCAGGAGTTGGCATCAATACAGATGACAGTCATGGTGGGCTTAGACTTGCAGACACCacattcttctctttcttcatgACCATCTTGTTTACAGGCTTGATGTTTTGCTGGAGTTGA